One Vibrio penaeicida DNA segment encodes these proteins:
- the fadI gene encoding acetyl-CoA C-acyltransferase FadI has protein sequence MGIQDLRTRSGERIAVVAGLRTPFARQSTEFSQVPAVDLGKMVVSEMLTRADIDPALIDQVVFGQVVQMPEAPNIAREIVLGTGMNIHTDAYSVTRACATSFQSAVNVAESIISGSIDIGVAGGADSSSVLPIGVSKKLAASLLALSKAKKAGQKLSIMRKLSFKDLMPVPPAVAEYSTGLSMGQTAEQMAKTHGITRQAQDELAHRSHTLAAQAWKEGKIRDEVMTAFPEPYKQWIDTDNNIRQDSTIEGYAKLRPAFDRQYGSVTAANATPLTDGAASLLIMREGRAKELGLDIMGFIRSYAFSAIDVKEDMLMGPSHATPMALDRAGISLSDLTLIDMHEAFAAQTLANVKMFASDKFAKEILGRDKAIGEIDMDKFNVLGGSIAYGHPFAATGARMITQTLRELKRRGGGLALNTACAAGGLGAAMILEVE, from the coding sequence ATGGGCATTCAGGATTTAAGGACGCGTTCCGGAGAAAGGATTGCGGTTGTTGCTGGGCTAAGAACGCCGTTCGCAAGACAAAGCACCGAGTTTTCTCAGGTACCCGCTGTAGACTTGGGTAAAATGGTCGTCAGTGAAATGCTGACACGCGCCGATATTGATCCAGCCCTAATCGATCAAGTGGTATTTGGACAGGTTGTGCAAATGCCAGAAGCGCCAAATATTGCCCGTGAAATCGTATTAGGTACAGGTATGAATATTCATACCGACGCGTACAGTGTAACGCGAGCTTGTGCGACGAGTTTTCAGTCTGCGGTGAACGTGGCAGAAAGCATTATTTCTGGTTCGATTGATATTGGTGTCGCTGGTGGCGCTGATTCCTCTTCTGTACTGCCGATCGGTGTATCCAAAAAACTGGCTGCCTCTTTACTTGCTCTGAGTAAGGCAAAAAAAGCGGGGCAGAAGCTTTCTATTATGCGCAAGCTCTCCTTCAAAGACTTGATGCCAGTGCCTCCAGCAGTAGCCGAATATTCGACAGGGCTGTCCATGGGACAAACGGCAGAGCAAATGGCAAAAACACACGGAATTACTCGCCAAGCCCAAGATGAATTAGCTCATCGCTCTCATACTTTAGCTGCGCAAGCTTGGAAAGAAGGAAAAATTCGAGACGAAGTGATGACCGCTTTTCCCGAACCTTACAAGCAATGGATCGATACCGACAATAATATTCGTCAGGACTCAACCATTGAAGGGTACGCAAAATTGCGCCCAGCGTTTGATAGGCAATATGGCAGCGTAACGGCTGCGAATGCAACACCACTGACAGACGGAGCAGCGTCGCTGCTTATTATGCGTGAAGGTCGAGCCAAAGAGCTAGGGCTCGACATCATGGGCTTCATACGCTCTTATGCATTTTCGGCCATTGACGTAAAAGAGGATATGTTGATGGGACCTTCGCATGCGACGCCAATGGCACTCGATCGTGCAGGTATTAGTTTGTCGGATCTTACACTTATTGATATGCACGAAGCCTTTGCAGCACAAACGTTGGCTAACGTGAAGATGTTCGCCAGCGATAAGTTCGCTAAAGAAATACTAGGAAGAGACAAAGCCATAGGCGAAATCGATATGGATAAATTCAACGTTCTTGGTGGTTCTATCGCTTATGGACACCCATTTGCAGCAACTGGTGCGCGAATGATTACTCAAACACTGCGTGAGCTTAAACGCCGTGGAGGGGGATTAGCGTTGAATACTGCATGTGCCGCGGGTGGTTTAGGTGCAGCGATGATTTTGGAGGTGGAATAA
- the ccmI gene encoding c-type cytochrome biogenesis protein CcmI, which yields MTFFWIATAVIIAISSVLIAFPLVQRRAVDDDARRDELNKAFYKDRLDELEEEAKEGLVENQEDLIADLKQTLLDDVPKAKKNEATTQISTMAVAIPSVLFVAALSYGMYYQFGGSQKVVDWHQAESNLPALTKKLMSPEGQALTEDEMQDLTLALRTRLHHQPDDSTGWMLLGRIALANRDVTTAIGAMKKAYRIEPKDSDIQLGYAQALMLSSDEVDQNKARSLLHLLVKQDRVDLRVLSLLAFDSFERSDYAAAIRYWGAMQQMIGPQDNRYEMLGRSIQNAKLKLGETAAVAGKSVQVSIALADEVNPDPNAVLIVSVHRADGSPMPVAAARYPLGSFPRTVVLDDGNSMIQGIKLSSLDELVVKARIDADGNVASRDGDWHGQSDIAKLGDNVALTIDKRY from the coding sequence ATGACTTTTTTCTGGATAGCTACAGCCGTTATCATTGCTATCTCTAGCGTGCTTATTGCTTTTCCGTTAGTCCAGCGACGTGCTGTTGATGACGACGCGCGACGTGACGAACTTAATAAAGCGTTCTACAAAGATCGTTTAGATGAGCTAGAAGAAGAAGCAAAAGAAGGGTTAGTCGAAAATCAAGAAGATTTGATTGCAGATCTGAAGCAAACGTTGCTAGACGACGTTCCTAAAGCCAAGAAAAATGAAGCGACAACTCAGATTTCGACAATGGCTGTCGCCATTCCGTCGGTATTATTTGTTGCTGCGTTGTCTTACGGGATGTATTACCAATTTGGCGGTTCTCAGAAAGTGGTGGATTGGCATCAAGCTGAGAGCAACCTTCCTGCTCTTACCAAGAAGCTGATGTCGCCAGAAGGTCAAGCGCTCACAGAAGATGAGATGCAGGATTTGACACTCGCTCTTCGCACTCGCTTACATCATCAACCAGACGACTCAACTGGGTGGATGCTTTTAGGGCGTATTGCATTGGCAAATAGAGATGTGACCACAGCGATAGGCGCTATGAAAAAAGCGTATCGTATTGAACCTAAAGATTCCGATATTCAGTTGGGCTATGCGCAAGCTTTAATGCTTTCATCTGACGAAGTGGATCAGAATAAGGCACGCTCCTTGTTACACCTATTAGTTAAACAAGATCGAGTCGATTTACGAGTTCTTTCACTGCTCGCGTTTGATTCTTTTGAGCGTAGTGATTACGCGGCAGCCATACGTTATTGGGGAGCAATGCAACAAATGATTGGTCCACAAGATAACCGTTATGAAATGTTGGGTCGCAGTATTCAAAACGCAAAACTTAAATTGGGAGAAACCGCTGCGGTAGCAGGTAAATCAGTTCAAGTCAGTATTGCGTTAGCCGATGAAGTGAACCCTGATCCTAATGCTGTCTTGATCGTTTCAGTGCACAGAGCCGATGGTAGCCCTATGCCAGTCGCTGCTGCGCGTTACCCACTAGGGTCTTTTCCTAGAACAGTCGTACTTGATGACGGAAATAGCATGATACAAGGCATTAAACTATCGAGCTTAGATGAGCTTGTAGTGAAAGCCAGAATTGATGCGGATGGCAATGTTGCTAGCAGAGACGGTGATTGGCATGGTCAAAGCGACATTGCTAAATTAGGTGATAATGTTGCTTTAACTATAGATAAACGTTATTAA
- a CDS encoding outer membrane protein transport protein, translating into MNKSRLFKKTVIATTIALASQQAIAAGFQLNAQSATGLGRAFAGDAVIADNASVMARNAAAMALFEETSLSVGVTTITSMIEVKDAKYTYANALAGPTAGYMSTVDSNFSNAGDTSVVPNLHVIVPLNEKFAVGANVYSNFGTKTQFDDTFVGAEYGGLTDVKSMNIGLAGSYRINEQLSIGAGLDIIYGSGKMQRKLSDKLTHVPVSTSPVVIRDLSGQTALDVDASGWALGFNLGTVYELDENNRFGLSYRNSPTLKAKGDVTASKGVSKDDTLLMPLPDMAEFSGYHRLDGTDFAVHYSVQWIGWSVFEKLEAEKAGVLNEYKWQNGMHYSIGGTYFVSQDWTVRAGYMHDTSAQDELTSISVPDSNRNWLSAGFTYNLDSQSNVDFGATYLLGQDVKVSESNLPLSKIEGTTRADAILLGVQYSRTF; encoded by the coding sequence ATGAACAAGTCGCGTCTGTTTAAAAAAACGGTCATCGCTACCACAATCGCTCTCGCATCTCAGCAAGCTATCGCTGCAGGTTTCCAACTTAACGCACAATCCGCGACCGGTCTTGGTCGAGCGTTTGCAGGCGACGCTGTAATTGCAGATAACGCTTCTGTAATGGCACGTAACGCCGCTGCAATGGCGCTGTTTGAAGAAACTTCACTGTCAGTTGGTGTAACAACGATTACATCTATGATCGAAGTTAAAGACGCTAAGTACACCTACGCCAATGCACTTGCAGGTCCAACTGCTGGTTACATGTCTACTGTCGATTCCAACTTCAGTAATGCGGGCGATACTTCCGTAGTACCTAACCTACACGTTATTGTTCCTTTGAACGAAAAATTTGCTGTAGGCGCTAACGTATACTCTAACTTTGGTACAAAAACCCAATTTGACGACACATTTGTTGGCGCAGAATACGGCGGCCTAACTGATGTTAAGAGCATGAACATTGGTCTTGCTGGTTCTTACCGTATTAATGAACAACTAAGTATTGGTGCTGGCTTAGATATTATCTATGGTTCAGGAAAAATGCAGCGCAAACTGAGCGACAAATTGACACATGTTCCTGTCAGCACATCGCCAGTTGTTATTCGTGATTTATCTGGACAAACAGCATTAGATGTAGATGCTTCTGGTTGGGCACTAGGTTTTAACCTAGGTACAGTATATGAGCTAGATGAAAACAACCGCTTTGGTTTGTCTTATCGAAATAGCCCTACCTTAAAAGCAAAAGGTGATGTAACTGCAAGCAAAGGGGTATCTAAAGACGACACACTTCTCATGCCTCTACCTGATATGGCAGAGTTTTCTGGTTACCATCGCTTAGATGGCACTGATTTCGCGGTTCACTACAGCGTGCAGTGGATCGGCTGGTCTGTATTTGAAAAACTAGAAGCTGAAAAAGCAGGCGTTCTTAACGAATACAAGTGGCAGAATGGTATGCACTACTCTATCGGTGGTACGTACTTTGTAAGTCAAGACTGGACTGTTCGTGCCGGTTATATGCACGACACGAGTGCCCAAGACGAGTTAACTTCAATTTCTGTGCCTGACTCAAACCGCAACTGGCTCTCCGCTGGCTTTACTTATAACCTCGACAGCCAATCTAACGTAGATTTCGGTGCCACTTACCTTTTAGGTCAAGATGTTAAAGTATCAGAAAGTAACTTACCTTTGAGCAAAATTGAAGGTACAACACGTGCAGATGCAATCCTGCTAGGCGTACAGTACAGCCGTACGTTCTAA
- a CDS encoding MlaA family lipoprotein — protein sequence MLLNKVSSWLLVLLASFLVGCSSVPEEEHASLSHPNDPFESFNRTMFDINYDYLDPYIVRPVSVAYVETVPEPVRGGIGNFLANLDEPASMINNLLMGEGEQALTNFNRFWINSTLGLLGFIDVASAAGITQQDDRAFSDMLGYHGVGHGPYFMVPGYGPITLRKTTDTVDGMYVPLSYLNFWAGLGKWALEGLEKRYLLIPQEGTLESSPDPYALSRDVYLQRRDFKAGIAETVEEEEEDFLDDYLDEEFD from the coding sequence ATGTTGTTGAATAAAGTTAGTTCCTGGCTATTAGTGTTATTAGCCTCTTTTTTAGTCGGTTGCTCCTCTGTACCGGAGGAAGAACATGCCAGTCTTTCTCATCCGAATGACCCGTTTGAAAGCTTTAACCGGACAATGTTTGATATCAACTATGATTATCTGGATCCTTACATTGTTCGCCCAGTGTCAGTCGCCTATGTTGAAACAGTGCCTGAACCAGTTCGTGGTGGTATTGGTAACTTTCTGGCAAACCTTGATGAGCCAGCCAGTATGATCAATAACCTTTTAATGGGCGAAGGTGAACAAGCGCTTACAAACTTTAATCGCTTTTGGATCAACTCTACATTGGGCCTATTAGGGTTCATTGATGTCGCATCCGCTGCTGGTATCACACAGCAAGATGACCGTGCGTTCAGTGATATGCTTGGTTACCACGGCGTGGGTCATGGTCCCTATTTTATGGTTCCCGGATACGGACCGATAACGTTACGGAAAACAACGGATACTGTTGATGGCATGTATGTTCCGTTGTCTTATTTGAATTTTTGGGCAGGCCTTGGAAAGTGGGCTCTAGAAGGCTTGGAAAAACGTTACTTGTTGATTCCACAAGAAGGTACGTTGGAGTCGTCACCGGATCCGTACGCATTGTCTCGTGACGTTTACCTACAACGACGCGATTTTAAAGCGGGAATTGCCGAAACAGTAGAAGAAGAGGAAGAAGATTTCCTAGACGACTACTTAGATGAAGAATTTGACTAG
- a CDS encoding DsbE family thiol:disulfide interchange protein, translated as MNRNILFAPLAFFMILVAVFATQLSRNAGGDDPTKLESVLIGQPVPKFKLEDLAEPGRLYEQDIFVGEPLLINVWATWCPTCYAEHKYLNELSANGVKIIGLNYKDNREKAVQWLNELGNPYLISLFDGNGMLGLDLGVYGAPETYIVDANGVIQYRHVGDVNVKNWKETLQPIYQRLVEESAK; from the coding sequence ATGAATCGGAATATACTTTTTGCTCCACTGGCTTTCTTTATGATACTGGTCGCGGTTTTTGCAACTCAGTTAAGCCGCAATGCGGGTGGGGATGACCCAACAAAATTAGAGTCAGTATTGATTGGTCAGCCTGTACCCAAGTTTAAGCTTGAAGACTTAGCTGAACCCGGTCGATTATATGAACAAGACATATTTGTCGGTGAACCATTACTTATCAACGTATGGGCAACTTGGTGTCCGACATGCTATGCCGAGCATAAATACTTAAATGAGCTATCGGCTAACGGCGTGAAGATTATTGGTCTTAACTACAAAGATAACCGCGAAAAAGCAGTGCAGTGGCTTAATGAATTGGGCAACCCTTACTTGATCAGTTTGTTTGATGGTAACGGTATGCTTGGTTTGGACCTAGGCGTATACGGGGCACCTGAAACTTACATCGTTGATGCGAATGGTGTTATTCAGTATCGACACGTTGGTGATGTAAACGTGAAAAATTGGAAAGAAACATTGCAGCCAATTTATCAACGGTTAGTGGAGGAGTCTGCGAAATGA
- a CDS encoding DUF3379 domain-containing protein, translating into MDDLEFRRRIMSDPKGRDDEIELAISQNSANAKFVDDILGLDAQLEKAMKVDVPDGLADRVLFNQSAETERPRFARKALAMAASVAFAFGLLAGQVNWGGLVVTPAYATLANTALAHVTAEKPFINPIDENVSSSQINVKMKPFAYHFSQNFPYHVYYLNHCGFGASNAMHMVFEGEHGRVTLFVTNIPAPESQAFVKDGMSGIVMPLMDASMVIVGSMDEDVAKIAETLKPIIHPAG; encoded by the coding sequence ATGGATGATTTAGAATTTCGCCGTCGCATTATGTCAGATCCAAAGGGCAGAGACGACGAAATCGAATTAGCGATTTCTCAAAACAGTGCAAATGCCAAATTTGTCGATGACATTTTAGGTCTAGATGCACAACTAGAAAAAGCAATGAAAGTCGATGTGCCAGATGGGTTGGCCGATCGTGTGTTGTTTAACCAAAGCGCAGAAACGGAAAGGCCTAGGTTTGCTAGAAAAGCACTCGCTATGGCGGCATCGGTAGCCTTTGCTTTTGGGCTTTTAGCAGGACAAGTCAATTGGGGTGGACTTGTGGTTACGCCAGCTTACGCAACGTTGGCAAATACGGCCTTGGCTCATGTAACGGCTGAGAAACCATTCATCAACCCAATTGATGAAAATGTTTCATCTAGCCAAATTAACGTGAAAATGAAACCTTTTGCGTATCACTTTTCGCAAAACTTCCCTTATCACGTGTATTACTTAAACCACTGTGGTTTTGGTGCTTCAAATGCGATGCATATGGTATTTGAAGGGGAGCATGGACGAGTGACACTTTTTGTTACTAATATCCCTGCCCCTGAATCTCAGGCATTTGTCAAAGATGGAATGTCTGGCATTGTCATGCCATTAATGGATGCAAGCATGGTAATTGTAGGAAGTATGGATGAAGATGTAGCGAAAATCGCTGAAACATTAAAACCCATTATACACCCTGCTGGCTAA
- a CDS encoding cytochrome c-type biogenesis protein: MIKQLRSVFLAIALFALPTLASIEIYEFDSVEQEQLFKELGHTLRCPKCQNNSIGDSNAALAQDLRLKVYEMLKEGKTEQEIIDYMIARYGNFVTYNPPITVVTSILWVGPIGVLVIGFGFIVLRSRRKHSRQDSVKSEDWDAEKEAQLQALLKEESETGDERK; this comes from the coding sequence ATGATTAAGCAATTACGCAGTGTATTCCTTGCTATCGCTTTGTTCGCTTTACCTACATTGGCTAGCATAGAAATATACGAATTTGATTCTGTTGAGCAGGAACAGCTATTCAAAGAGCTGGGGCACACGCTACGTTGCCCTAAGTGTCAAAACAACTCCATTGGCGATTCTAACGCCGCCCTAGCGCAAGATCTCCGCCTCAAAGTCTATGAGATGTTGAAAGAAGGCAAAACGGAGCAGGAAATCATCGACTACATGATCGCCCGCTATGGAAACTTTGTTACCTATAATCCGCCGATAACCGTGGTTACCTCTATATTGTGGGTCGGACCCATTGGTGTATTGGTCATTGGTTTTGGGTTTATCGTTTTGAGAAGCCGTCGTAAGCACTCCCGTCAAGATTCCGTGAAATCTGAAGACTGGGACGCAGAAAAAGAAGCACAGCTACAAGCTTTACTCAAAGAAGAATCGGAAACGGGAGATGAGCGAAAATGA
- a CDS encoding ABCB family ABC transporter ATP-binding protein/permease codes for MSETSDVGKPDQANQNNRELESQARESGWNTIQKISPYLWPKDKLWVKRRVVIAMVALGLSKLVAVFTPFLYKAVVDIMATENDSPEWLLALGAAGLVVAYGMNQVLKIGFEEIRNVVFAKVGQHALRSVALETISHIHRLSLRYHLTRKTGGLSRVMERGVKGIEFLLRFMLFSIGPLILELLLISLILLFAFDFWYLLVVSLTVVIYIVFTAKVTEWRVRIRKEMNDKDKDANQKAIDSLLNFETVKYFGAEKREANRYDQSMEGFEAASIKTVNSLALLNLGQALLLNGGMVLALLLAVRDVNSGVLTVGGFVMVNAYMMQVMMPLNFLGFVYREIRQSLIDMGEMFDLLRQEPDVKDKENAPDLAVSAGKLSFKNIDFFYESQRQILNDVSVSVGAGMTVAIVGSSGSGKSTLGRLLFRFYDVSGGNILIDGQDIRYVTQESLHNAIGVVPQDTVLFNDTIQYNIAYGRPDASQNEIIEAAKAAKIHHFIEQLPDGYQTQVGERGLKLSGGEKQRVGIARTLLKNPPILLLDEATSALDTETEREIQESLKLMSKGRTVITIAHRLSTIVDADTIVVLSQGKVLEQGTHQALLDLKGQYAQMWQSQLKEV; via the coding sequence ATGTCAGAAACTAGCGATGTCGGAAAACCAGATCAAGCCAATCAAAATAATCGAGAATTAGAAAGCCAAGCGCGTGAAAGCGGTTGGAATACGATTCAGAAAATTTCGCCTTATTTGTGGCCGAAGGATAAACTTTGGGTGAAACGCAGAGTTGTCATAGCGATGGTTGCGCTGGGTTTATCCAAGTTGGTAGCCGTATTCACTCCGTTTTTGTACAAAGCGGTCGTCGATATAATGGCGACCGAAAATGATTCCCCCGAGTGGTTGTTGGCCTTGGGGGCTGCTGGGTTAGTCGTTGCGTATGGAATGAACCAAGTTTTGAAAATCGGTTTTGAAGAAATACGTAATGTCGTTTTTGCTAAAGTTGGGCAACACGCTCTTCGCTCCGTCGCGTTAGAAACCATATCGCATATTCACCGCCTTTCTCTTCGCTACCACCTTACGCGAAAAACAGGGGGATTAAGCCGAGTCATGGAGCGTGGCGTAAAAGGCATAGAGTTTTTGCTTAGATTTATGCTCTTTAGCATCGGTCCGCTCATTCTTGAACTGTTGCTCATTTCTCTTATTTTATTGTTTGCTTTTGATTTCTGGTACTTGCTGGTGGTGAGCTTAACCGTTGTTATTTATATCGTGTTTACTGCGAAGGTGACGGAATGGCGAGTACGTATTCGTAAAGAAATGAACGACAAAGACAAAGACGCGAACCAGAAAGCGATCGATAGCTTACTTAATTTTGAAACAGTTAAGTATTTTGGAGCGGAGAAGCGAGAGGCGAATCGTTACGACCAATCGATGGAGGGCTTTGAAGCCGCATCGATAAAAACGGTGAACTCACTTGCCTTACTCAACCTAGGGCAAGCCCTTTTGTTAAATGGCGGTATGGTACTCGCGTTGCTGCTTGCCGTTAGGGATGTTAATTCGGGTGTGTTAACTGTGGGTGGTTTCGTCATGGTGAACGCGTACATGATGCAAGTCATGATGCCGTTAAACTTCCTTGGGTTTGTGTATCGAGAGATTCGCCAGTCATTGATAGATATGGGAGAGATGTTTGATCTACTTCGCCAAGAGCCGGATGTGAAAGATAAAGAAAATGCACCCGATTTAGCGGTGTCAGCTGGAAAGTTAAGTTTTAAAAACATCGATTTCTTTTATGAATCTCAGCGCCAAATTTTAAATGACGTGAGCGTCTCGGTAGGCGCTGGAATGACTGTCGCTATAGTAGGTTCTTCCGGGTCAGGTAAATCGACCCTAGGAAGGCTTCTGTTTCGATTTTACGACGTAAGCGGCGGTAACATACTAATAGATGGTCAAGACATACGATATGTGACACAGGAAAGTCTACATAATGCGATTGGCGTTGTCCCCCAAGATACCGTGCTATTCAACGATACCATTCAATACAATATTGCCTATGGCAGACCTGACGCCTCACAGAATGAAATTATTGAAGCGGCAAAAGCGGCTAAAATTCACCATTTCATTGAACAGCTGCCAGATGGCTATCAAACCCAAGTGGGCGAACGAGGGTTAAAGCTGTCTGGTGGTGAAAAGCAGCGCGTAGGCATTGCCAGAACATTGTTAAAGAACCCGCCTATCTTGTTACTTGATGAAGCGACCTCGGCTCTGGATACAGAAACAGAAAGAGAAATCCAGGAGAGCTTGAAACTGATGTCGAAAGGGAGAACAGTGATAACAATCGCGCATCGTCTTTCGACCATAGTAGATGCAGATACCATCGTTGTGCTATCACAGGGGAAGGTTTTGGAGCAAGGAACACATCAGGCATTACTCGATTTGAAAGGGCAGTACGCGCAAATGTGGCAAAGCCAGCTTAAAGAAGTCTAA
- a CDS encoding sigma-70 family RNA polymerase sigma factor, whose product MSIIDFFGKKKEKRPVNSDMDKQKRYEALVRAYHTDLYRYAYWLCKDSHVAEDLVQETCLRAWRAIDSLLDEKAAKSWLITILRRENARRFERKQLELVDIDDHGNDAKVSDDPHHQQQWLQNQIMKLEVEYREPLFLQVVGGFSGEEIGQILELNKNTVMTRLFRARNQLKEMLEDSQSDMGVHNG is encoded by the coding sequence GTGTCGATTATCGATTTTTTTGGAAAGAAAAAAGAGAAGCGTCCGGTCAATTCTGATATGGACAAGCAAAAAAGATACGAAGCGCTCGTGCGCGCTTATCACACCGACCTATATCGCTATGCGTACTGGTTGTGTAAAGACAGTCATGTTGCGGAAGACTTGGTACAAGAAACCTGTTTACGTGCTTGGCGGGCAATAGATAGCCTGCTAGACGAAAAAGCAGCAAAATCTTGGCTAATTACCATTCTACGCCGTGAAAACGCACGTCGCTTCGAACGAAAACAGTTAGAATTGGTGGATATTGATGACCACGGCAACGATGCAAAGGTTTCTGACGACCCGCATCACCAGCAACAGTGGCTTCAAAATCAAATTATGAAATTAGAGGTCGAGTATCGAGAGCCTCTGTTTCTCCAAGTTGTAGGGGGATTCAGCGGTGAAGAAATTGGGCAAATTCTGGAATTAAATAAGAACACGGTAATGACACGTTTGTTCAGAGCCAGAAACCAGCTCAAAGAGATGCTTGAAGATTCTCAATCGGATATGGGGGTGCATAATGGATGA